The Verrucomicrobium spinosum DSM 4136 = JCM 18804 DNA segment TCTCGTGGCGGATCAGGACATGATGATGGGGGCCAGTCTGCGCAAGTGCTTCATGAATCCGGCCAGTCTGATCTTGATATCTGATCCTGTAGGTGCGATACAGACTCCTTCCATTAAGGAATGCTTCGGAACTGCATGACAGGAGGGTGTACCCCAAGGCTGTCACATGTCGAGCGATCAATCGGCGGCTTCTTCGACTCAATTCGCTGTAGCAGAGAATTGCCACGGCTGCCATGAACAACGAGCATGCAGGAAACCACACATAGAGAACGTCAACTGTCATGCCGTTGTGGAGTGGAGTCGAGATTCCTCGTTGCTCTGCAACTCTGCCAGACGGTGTTTCAAGAGGCGATTCTCCTCCTGAAGTTTGAGGAGATGTCGCAAATCCGATTCTGAGAGCAGGTCAATGGTGTTGGTAGGCGTGTAGATGGGGGTCCAGTGTTCTTGAGGTGCCTGAACCGGGGTTGCTGCATCTTTAGAGTTGAGGGGCTTCTGTTCACCGATGAACACACCAGCGATAGGCGTCACGGCCGCGACAGCTTCATATTCCTGCCCTTCTGCATCGCAGTAACGGATGGCATAGAGGGCGCCGTCCAAGGCCACGTGAGCACGCTGTGAGCGCTTTCCTGCTGTCAGTGTCAGGCCTCTGAGAGCCAGATACTCGCCGATGCGTCGAAGGTTCTTCGGTTTGCCAACGCCGTATTTCCAGTAGAGAAAGAGGGGCAAGATCGCGATGGTTGCCAAAAGGAGCCAGCCAATCGTGCAGATGAAATTCCTGGCGAGCTCCGGAGACATGGTTTGGTCGAACACCTTAAGGAATGCGAGTGACGGGGTCAAGATGTACCGGCCAGGCTGTCCTTTGCAAGTCGTCAACTAAGAGAGAGGACTTGCTGAGTTCAGGGGAACTTGAGATATGCAAGCTGGGAGCCGACGGTATCTTCTTGGCAATACTGGATGCTCATCAGGAGAGCTTTTTCGAAATGCATAAAAGCCCACGGCTTTTGAGAAAAAAATCAGCAAGAATGAACCCAAGGGAGGCGTAAAAACCCGCAGGATGTTTTGCCGATACATGCTAAAAGTGTGGAGGTCTCATTCGCCTTATCCAGTATAATCATCTCCCCCCAATCAAAATCATGCGCTGCTTGCTTTCTGTTGCCCTATTGAGTCTAGCCTTTGCCTCTGTTTGCGCGGGGCAATCGATTGGCCATTTCGACCAAAAAACGGCTAAGGGGGCTTTCTATGTGTCGGTCGATGATCGGGCGACTCTTTACATCAATGGGATGCTCATTCACCGATGGTCGGTGGGGGAAGAACGTTCTCCTGAAATTGAAATTCGCACAGGAGATCGAATCACCGTGAAGCTGGAAGATGACGGTGGAGAAAAGAGGTTCATGATGATCTTCGCTTCCACAGATGGTCAGACGGTAGTGAGCTTTCGGAACCGGGATTTCAAAATCATCCCGGAACTTGATGCTACGGATTTCACTCCTGAAGAGTTTGAGAAGTGGAAGAAGTTTGCCGTCCAGTTCAAACACAAAGACCGCTTGCCCATAAAGAGTTATTCGGATTGGGTGTGGGGGGATTTGAAGAACTCGATTCTGGGTTGCGTGCTCATGCCCAAGATGTTCACGCAGAAGCCCAGGTAACTTTTGGCAGCCTCGTTTTCTTGTCCTCGGGCGGAAATGTCTGGCGCTTTGGATTGAGTCACTGCCGACGGTCGCCTGTGACATGAGGCATGGGTGGCCACTGAGTGCCTATTTTAATATTGCGTCGATAAACCATCTCGACAAAATAAAACCGCTCCGCCGGAGCAAAGCTCAACAGCAGAGCGGTTTAGAGTCCCACCTGTGTCGTCTCAGAAGCTGGCTGCCGTTCCCAAGGAAAGCGACAGGGTGGAGACCCGCATAAAGTGCGTTTGCCGTCCAGTGAAGGCGTGGCAGCGGCACCCAAAGCGCAGTCTCCGGTGCTATCAATTATCGGTTCGGGCCATGTGCGTCTGCAAAAACGAACACCGCAGGAGAGGGGATTCCGTTTCCGGAAAAGTTGATGTCAAAGATCGAAAGAAAAAGCTCCAAGAAGGGCTGTTACCGGATGGTAGCGGGGAGCGTGCCAACCAGCGTTTTCAGCACACGGGCGTGCGCTTCATCCACTTCTTTCGCCGCCAACGTGCGGTCGGACGCACGATACGTCAAGCACCACGCCACGGACTTTTTGTCACTGGCGAGCTTTTGTCCCGTGGTGTCTGTGAACACGTCGAAGAGCGAGGCTCCAGCGAACAAGGGCTCCTTGAGCGTGCTGAAAAATGCGGCCACTTTGGCGGTCGCCAGATCGGCAGGCACCTCGAGCGCGACGTCGCGTGTTATGCTGGGGAAGCGGGGCAGATCACTGAACTTGGCCACGCCTTGGGCACCTTGTTGGAGGGCGCTGATGGCGAGCTCTGCGACGAAGACGGGGCTGCGGGCATCCAGCTCGCGAGCGCGGGAGGGATGGAGCTGGGCCACCCAGCCGAGCGTCTTGCTGCCGCGTTTCACCTCGGCGCTCAGGAGCCAGCCGGGGAGGGGCTTGGGCACCAACTCCAGGCCCAGGCCAGCCAGACCGGGCAGCGCTTCCAGAAGGCCGCGGAGGTCTGTGAATTCCAGCGCGGGGCTTTCTTTGGTGTGCCAACTGGGCGGCAGAGAAGGGCCGCTCAGGAGCAGGGCGAGGCGTTCTTCCTCACGAGTGCTGCCATTGGGATTTTTCAAGAAGACGCGACCGATCTCGAAGAAGCGCAGGCGCTGAAGGCTCTGCCGGATGTTGAGGGCGGCGGTGGCGATCAGTCCGGGGACAAGGCTGGGGCGCAGGGTGGTGTGATCTTCGCTGAGGGGATTCTTCACTCCCACGGCTTTGTCCGGCGTCAGGGCAGGCCCGAGGACGTCGGTGAGCTGGGAGCCGGAGATGAGGCGCAGGGTCTGGGCCTCAAAGACGTCCCGGTTCACCAAGGCCTGGCGCAGGGTCATGGTGAAGTCATAGGTACGGTCGGGGGCGAGGCTCGGGGAGAAGGCGGCGGCGGTGCGGCTGGGCACACGGTCCAGACCGATCACGCGAGCGACTTCCTCGACCAAGTCCACGGAGCGCTGGAGATCCCCACGGTAGGAGGGGATGTGCCAGAGGGAGGTGGTATCCGTCTCACTCTTCTTCGCCAGGCCCAGACCGGTGAGCACGCCGTGCATCTCTTCACGGCTCAGGTCGGGGATGCCGATGAGATTGCGGGCGCGGGTTTCGTCAAAGGTGACGTCCTGGGTGAGCTGGGGGGCGGTGCCCGCCACGAGGACCTCGGCCTCAGCCGTGCCGCCGGCAATGTCGAGGATGAGTTTCACTGCCAGGTCTGATCCAGCCAGGGGACCCTGCGGGTCCACGCCACGCTCAAAGCGGTAGCTGGAGTCAGAACTGATGCCCAGACGCCGGGCGGTGCGTCGAATGAAGCTGGGGGTGAAGTAGGCTGACTCCAGCAGGAGATCGGTGGTTGTCTCCGTGACGCTGGAGGCTTCGCCACCCATGACTCCGGCGATGGCCACCGGGGCACTCGTATCTGCGATGACGAGGTCGTCGGTGGTGAGCTCATAGGTGGCCGCATCGAGAGCCACGATCTTCTCACCCTCCATCGCCTGGCGGACGATGATCCCGCCGTTCAGCTTGTCGAGATCGAACGCGTGCAGCGGCTGGCCCACCTCGAGCAGGACGAAGTTCGTGATGTCCACCACGTTGTTGATGGGGCGCAGACCTACGCTCTGAAGACGGCGCTGGAGCCACTCGGGGCTCGGGCCCACCTTCACGCCCTTGATGATGCGGGCGCTGTAGAGAGGGCAGCGCTCGGTCGTGTCCAGACGCACCTGATCGGGTGTCGCCTCCTTCACTGTTGCCTGCGGGACGGGGGGCTTGGGTTCGAGACCTTTCTTGGTCAAGGCGGCCAGTTCGCGGGCCAGACCAGTGTGGCTCAGCAGATCAGGGCGGTTGGGGGTGATTTCCAGATCGAACACCACATCTGGCGGCACCACTTCCGTGAAGGGCGTGCCCACCTTCAAAGCAGGATCCAGGATCATGAGGCCGGCGTGGTCATCGCCGATGCCAAGCTCGCGACCGCTGCACATCATGCCATTGGAGACCACATCGCGGAGCTTGCCCGCCTTGATCTCCAGTCCGCCGGGGAGAATGGCTCCCGGCAGTGCCAGCGGGACCTTGTCGCCCACCTTGTAGTTCTTCGCCCCGCAGACAATCTGGCGCGGCGTGCCGCTGCCGTCATCCACCTGGCAGACACTCAGGCGGTCCGCATTGGGATGCTGGAGGGACTCAAGGACCTGCGCGACCACGATCTTGTCGGAGTCAACACCCCGAACCTCAATGTCCTCCACCTCAATGCCCGCAAACGTGAGGAGGTCACGCATGCTGTCCACGGTGTTGCCGGAGAGGTCGAGGTGCGTTTTAAGCCAGGAGAGGGAGACTTTCATAGAAGAAAAAGGGTTTGGACAGAATTAACAGAATTTACAAAATTAGATTTCTTGAGATCAGGCTCTGGGGTTGATGCGGGCCTTCTTCTTAAACTCGAGCGAACGGGAGCCGAAGTTCAGCAGCAATCCATCGTCAATGCCGGTGGCTGAGAGGTAGTTCACGACTTGGACTTCGTGGGCAGCACTCAACTTCTCGATGGCTTTTAGCTCGATGATGAGTTTGCCCTCGACAAAGACGTCCGCGAAGTAGCTGCCGACTTCGATGCCGCGGTAGCGGACCTTGATGGGCTCTTCGGTCACGTACTTGATCCCGGCTTCTTTGAGCTCCACGCAAAGGGCATTGCGATAGATAATCTCCAAGAACCCAGGGCCGAGCGTGCGGTGTACCCGCATGGCGCATCCAATCACCTCTCCGGCAAGATCGTAGTCCCGACTCATACCTAATTCCGTTAATTCTGTTAATTCTGTCTGAATGAATTCGAATTAGAATTGGGACAAGAACCGGACGTCGTTCTCAATGAGATGGCGGATGTCGGTGATGCCGTGCAGGATCATCGCGAGGCGGTCGAGGCCCATGCCGAAGGCGAAGCCGGTGACTTCCTCGGGATTGAAGAGGTTGTCACCGCGCATCTGGGACACCGCCTGGAAGACGGCGGGGTCCACCATGCCGCAGCCTGCGATCTCGATCCAACGGGCCTCCTGGCCTTTCACCTCGAGCTTGATGTCGATCTCAAAGCTGGGCTCGGTGAAAGGGAAGAAGTGAGGGCGGAAACGGACCTGGGTCTGGGGGCCAAAGATCTCCTGGAAGAAGACTTCCAGGGTGCCTTTGAGGTCGGCGAGGCTGACATTCTTGTCCACGTACAGGCCTTCGAGCTGATTGAAGACGCTGAGGTGGGTGGCATCGATCTCATCGCGGCGGTAGGCGGCACCGGGAGCGATGATGCGCACGGGGAGGGCCTTCACGGACTCCATGGTGCGGATCTGCACGGAGGAGGTGTGCGTGCGCAGCAGACGGCCGTCCGGAAGATAGAAGGTGTCCTTCTCATTGCGGGCCGGGTGGTCGGCCGGCGTGTTCAGAGCGTCGAAGCAGTGCCACTCCGTTTCAATCTCCGGGCCGTCTGCGACGGCGAAGCCCATGCGGCGGAGGGTCTGGATGGCGCGGTCACGAATGCGGGACAGCGGGTGGAGCGTGGCGCTGGGTGAGGGGCGGCCAGGAAGCGTGATATCGATCCCCTGAACGGAAGCCGCGTCTTTTTCGGCCTGAAGGGAGAGGAGTTTTTGCTCGATGCCAGCCGTCAGGGCGGTGCGGACTTCGTTGAGTTTGGCACCGACGGCGGCTTTCTGGTCGGGAGGGACGTCCCGCATCTGGGAGGCGACTGCGGTGAGGCGGCCTTTTTTGCCCAGGAAGTTCACTCGCAGGGCTTCGAGAGCGGTTTCATCGCCCACGGAGGCCAGCAGGGTGAGACCTTCGAGCTGGATGGTGTCGAGTTCTGAGAGCATGGGAAAGGGGAGGAGTGCGGGAAAATCAGGTCAGGTCAGACCGGTTAAAAAAACAAAAAAGCCGGAGCAAAGCTGCCCCGGCTTTCGTAGAATTTTTTGGAGGGGTAAAGTGTGCTTTTCGTCGCGAAACCGACACACCTTACGGGGTTGGCTCCGGATGCTTAGGCAGCGGCCTTCTTCTCCAGGGCTGTTTTGGCTTGCTGGATGATGGCGTTGAAAGCAGCGGCGTCCTTGATGGCGATATCGGAGAGGACCTTGCGGTCAAGCTCGATGCCCGCGGCCTTCAAGCCCTCGGTAAATCGGCTGTAGCTCAGGCCCTGGGCGCGAGTGGCGGCGTTGATACGCTGGATCCACAGCTTGCGGAACTCACGCTTGCGGACCTTGCGGTCACGGTAGGCGTAGGTCATCGCCTTGCGGACAGCGTCCTTGGCGTAACGGAACAATTTCGAACGGAAACCGCGGAAACCCTTGGCTTTCTGAAGGGTACGCTTGCGGCGGGCGCGACTGGCGGGTGCGTTGGTGGCTCTTGGCATTTTCTTCTTTCCTGGATCAAGCTGTTGGTTTGGAACTCGACGGTGGCCTCACTTGATCGAAGGTCCCGCTAAAAGAAGCGAAACCAGGCCGGGTCGTCGTGGCTGCATAAGCAGCCTTCATGGTCACTTGGAAGCGAGCATCAGGACCAAGGCATGTTGGCCTTGACTGCTGCGGCGTCCGTGTGGTCCACGAGGACGGTCTTACCGAGGGAGCGTTTCCGTTTGCGGCTCTTGTTCTGGAGCAAGTGACGCTTGCCCTGCCGGCGACGGAGCACTTTGCCCGTTCCGGTGATTTTGAACCGCTTGGAAACTGCTTTCCGCGTTTTGGCGATGCCTGCGTTTTTGGACATAGGGGTCGCGAGGATACGGGAAAAGCAGGGCGACGCAAGGGAATTCTGCCTTGCTCGCCAAGAACCTTGTCACCAGTTTGGCGGGATTGGAGACTGTTTCCATAAAAATCGCGCACTTCAATAACCCCTGCGTGCCATTTACCATAATATGGGTGAGACTGAAAAAATGGCTTTGCTGAAAAGCTCGCAACATGCTAAAAGCTAAGGACTGTTAACTATTATGGCCGACATGTCCGCCCTCGCCGTCGAAACTCCCCGCTCGCGCGTCTGCGCAGCTCCCGACACGGGCGCAGATCCGCTGAAGACGGCCCATCTGGCCAACTCCTTTTTGCGTACCGCGCTCGATCAAGCGAGCGAGGGCATCATGATTGTGGAGGCCAACCTCTCCCACCGTCTGGGTCCCCGTATTCTGCTCCACAACACCCGTATGGCTGCCATGGTAGGAGCCGAACCCGAGAGCGGGCTGCGGGAGCGCTTCGTCACGCAACTGGTGGCCTCCCAGGCCGAGGCAGACGATCTCATGCAAACCCTGCGTGGAGCGGTGAAACAGGGTGGGGCTTCCCAGTGGGAAGGCAGCCTGAAGACGCTCTATGGTGGTGGTGCGCAGCGCTGTGTGTGGCGTATCCGCGCGGTGCAGGACGAGCACGGCAGCGTCTATAATTACACCCTCACGGTGGCACCCGCTCTCGCGGCTCCGGCGGCGAGTCCTGCTGGTGGACCAGGAGTAGTGGAGGTGGATGACAGTCGGCGCCTGCGCAATGACAACCTTGCGACGCTTTCCCTTGGGGTGTTCCACGATCTGAACAACCTGCTGGGCATCATGATGACCAATCTCTCCGAGGCGGCCCGGCTTTCCCCGGGTGGCGTCCCGGCCGTGGGGCATCACGTGGATGAGGCCTTGGCAGCCTCCCAGCAGGCGCGTGCCTTTATTCAGCAGACTATGAAGATGGCCAAGGACATTCCCGCCTCCCGTGAGCCGGTGGACATGGCTGATCTGATTCGCGAGACTGCCCGCGTCGCCCAGAGTGGCAGTGGCGTGACCCTGCACATGCATCTGCCCAAGGACCTTTGGTGGTCGGTCGTGGATGGCGCAAAGATCACCCAAGTCCTGCAGAACCTGATCATCAATGCGATCCAAGCTATGAACAATCATGGCTACATGGATGTGCTGGCCCGCAATGTGGTGGTGCCCCAGGGCCATCACCAGTTGCAGCCCGGGCCCTATGTCGAGCTGCTGGTGCGAGACCGCGGGTGCGGCATGGATCCTGACGTGGCCCGTCGCGTCTTCCAGGAATCCTTCACCACCAAGCCGGATGGCAACGGCATCGGCCTCACCACCTGCCGTCGCATCATTCTGGAGCACGCTGGCCACATTGTGGCTTCCTCGATGAAGAATGTCGGCACGGAAATCACCTTCTGGCTCCCAGCGACGCAGCCACGCGCCAAGCAGGCTGCCACTGCACCCTCCAAGCCCGCCTCACGTGGTCTGCAGTCGGGCGTGGGAACGGTCCTCGTGGTGGACGACGAAAATCGCCTGCGGCAGGTGATTCTGGCCGTGCTTAAACAGTGCGGATACAAGGTTTACGAAGCAGAGAGCGGTGAACAAGCTGTCTCCACCTACCGGAGCCTTCTTCTGGAAGGAGAGCAGGTGGACATCGTGATCATGGATCTGACGCTGAAAGGCGGACTCAATGGCGAGGAATCCATGAAGGCCATCAAGGCCCTCGATCCCGCAGCCCGCGTCATCGCCTCCAGTGGTGGCATGGTGGAGGAGACACGCGAAAGCTACATCTGCCAGGGCTTCGACGACATTCTCCCGAAGCCCTACCTCGCGCCCGATGTGGCTGCAGTGGTGCATCGTGTGCTGCATCAGGGCAAAAGCGCCTCAAAAGGCAACATGGTGGCTGCGTGACAGGCTTCGCGTGAGGCAGAGGTCGAAAGACATGAGGCCCAACGGCAGGGCGACTGAACCGGGAAGGAATGTCTCGCTGATCGCGCCACACCCTGCGTCAGCTCAAGTCTTCTGTCCTGAGTCTTCTAGTCTTGGGTCTTTTTTGAACTTGCTGCCTGCGGTCTCGCTGCGATAGAGACGCCATGAATATCTGGGTTGCCGCCATCACTGCCATCACTCTGGCCTACTTGAGCGGTTCGCTGCCATTTGGCTATTGGGCGGGGTTGATGAAGGGGGTGGATATCCGCAAGCATGGGAGCGGCAATATTGGCGCGACCAATGTGATCCGCGTGCTGGGCAAGAAGACTGGCATTCCCGTTTTCATCCTTGATATGTTGAAGGGGTTGTTGCCGACACTGTTTGCGCAGGCATGGCTCAGCAGCCTTGGGGCTTCCAGCACCATGGTCACCACGGTGGCGGTGTTGTGTGCGGCGGCGTCGGTCATCGGGCACAGCTTCACCTTCTGGCTGGGTTTCAAGGGGGGGAAAGGCGTGGCCACCTCTGCGGGGGCTTTTCTCGGGCTGGCACCTTGGGCACTGTTGGTGGCGTTTCTAGTGTGGCTGGTTCTTTTCTTCACGACCCGCTATGTGGCGCTGGCCTCGATCGGGGCCGCCATCAGCCTGCCGATCTCCATGTATGTCATCATGCTGGTAGGGGGCGGGCTCAATGTAGGGGCCTACATCCTGCTTGCCCTCGGGCTGGTGATGGGCGTTCTAGTGGTGGTGCGGCACCGCTCCAACATCAAGCGGATGATGGCCGGGACTGAGAGCCGGTTCAATCGGAAGTCCAAGGGCAAAAAAGGGGGCGTGAATTAGCAGTCATGGGTGAGCGAATCGTGAAGATGGAGCGTGCGATTGTCATGGGTGCAGGCAGCTGGGGGACGGCCCTGGCGGCGATGCTGGCCCAGCGGGGGCTGCGAGTGCAGTTCTGGGGGAGGGATGAGGCTCTCATGCAGGAGATTGCCTCCACCCGGAGCAATGAGAGGTATCTGCCCGGTCTGATCATCGAAGGGGAGCTGGAAGCCACGCACGAACTCAACCGACTACAGCCGGCAGATCTCGTCTTGTTTGTCACCCCATCCAAGGCCATGCGCACCGTCGCGGGGGCATTGCGAGACGCTTCGGTGCTCGGCGGAGACGAGGTGCTGGTCTCCTGCACGAAGGGGATTGAGCTTGCCACGGGGCGGCGCATGTCGCAGCTCCTGGAGGAGTACTTCCCGCAGCACCATCTGGCGGCGCTCTCCGGGCCGAATCATGCGGAGGAGGTCTCGCGAAAGATGCCTTCGGCTGCCGTGGTGGCCTGTGCGGACGCTGTCTCTGGAGTAGCGCTCCAGAGCTGCTTCACCCTGCCGTGGTTTCGCTGCTATACCAGCGAAGATGTTCCGGGCGTGGAGTGGGCGGGTGCTTTGAAAAATGCTTACGCGATCGCGGCCGGGATTGCCCAGGGATTGAATCTTGGTGATAACGCCATTGCGGCGCTGGTGACGCGTGGGCTGGCTGAGATGGTGCGTCTCGGGGTAGCCTCGGGGGGGCAGGTGGAGACCTTTTACGGCTTGAGCGGCGTCGGGGATCTGGTGGCGACATGCTATTCAGAGCACAGCCGCAACCACCGGGTGGGCAAGTTGCTTGGCCAGGGCATGCCCCTGGCGGAGATCGTCTCCAGCACCCGCATGGTGGCAGAGGGCGTGCCGAACACTGAGAGTCTCTGGCATGCTGCCCGTGCGGCGGAGGTTCGCACTCCGCTGCTGGATGAGGTGTATGCGGTGCTCTACCAAAATAAATCTCCCAAGCTCGCACTACGGGAATTGCTTGGTCGGGATCCGCGTCCAGAAGTAGATTAAAACCGCATGATCCATATTTTGTCGATGGCGAGGACAAGGAGTGATCATTCAGGGTGCCAGTGTGACTGTTTT contains these protein-coding regions:
- a CDS encoding GxxExxY protein encodes the protein MSRDYDLAGEVIGCAMRVHRTLGPGFLEIIYRNALCVELKEAGIKYVTEEPIKVRYRGIEVGSYFADVFVEGKLIIELKAIEKLSAAHEVQVVNYLSATGIDDGLLLNFGSRSLEFKKKARINPRA
- the pheS gene encoding phenylalanine--tRNA ligase subunit alpha, with the translated sequence MLSELDTIQLEGLTLLASVGDETALEALRVNFLGKKGRLTAVASQMRDVPPDQKAAVGAKLNEVRTALTAGIEQKLLSLQAEKDAASVQGIDITLPGRPSPSATLHPLSRIRDRAIQTLRRMGFAVADGPEIETEWHCFDALNTPADHPARNEKDTFYLPDGRLLRTHTSSVQIRTMESVKALPVRIIAPGAAYRRDEIDATHLSVFNQLEGLYVDKNVSLADLKGTLEVFFQEIFGPQTQVRFRPHFFPFTEPSFEIDIKLEVKGQEARWIEIAGCGMVDPAVFQAVSQMRGDNLFNPEEVTGFAFGMGLDRLAMILHGITDIRHLIENDVRFLSQF
- the rpmI gene encoding 50S ribosomal protein L35, with product MSKNAGIAKTRKAVSKRFKITGTGKVLRRRQGKRHLLQNKSRKRKRSLGKTVLVDHTDAAAVKANMPWS
- a CDS encoding ATP-binding response regulator produces the protein MSALAVETPRSRVCAAPDTGADPLKTAHLANSFLRTALDQASEGIMIVEANLSHRLGPRILLHNTRMAAMVGAEPESGLRERFVTQLVASQAEADDLMQTLRGAVKQGGASQWEGSLKTLYGGGAQRCVWRIRAVQDEHGSVYNYTLTVAPALAAPAASPAGGPGVVEVDDSRRLRNDNLATLSLGVFHDLNNLLGIMMTNLSEAARLSPGGVPAVGHHVDEALAASQQARAFIQQTMKMAKDIPASREPVDMADLIRETARVAQSGSGVTLHMHLPKDLWWSVVDGAKITQVLQNLIINAIQAMNNHGYMDVLARNVVVPQGHHQLQPGPYVELLVRDRGCGMDPDVARRVFQESFTTKPDGNGIGLTTCRRIILEHAGHIVASSMKNVGTEITFWLPATQPRAKQAATAPSKPASRGLQSGVGTVLVVDDENRLRQVILAVLKQCGYKVYEAESGEQAVSTYRSLLLEGEQVDIVIMDLTLKGGLNGEESMKAIKALDPAARVIASSGGMVEETRESYICQGFDDILPKPYLAPDVAAVVHRVLHQGKSASKGNMVAA
- the rplT gene encoding 50S ribosomal protein L20, with amino-acid sequence MPRATNAPASRARRKRTLQKAKGFRGFRSKLFRYAKDAVRKAMTYAYRDRKVRKREFRKLWIQRINAATRAQGLSYSRFTEGLKAAGIELDRKVLSDIAIKDAAAFNAIIQQAKTALEKKAAA
- a CDS encoding NAD(P)H-dependent glycerol-3-phosphate dehydrogenase, translating into MGERIVKMERAIVMGAGSWGTALAAMLAQRGLRVQFWGRDEALMQEIASTRSNERYLPGLIIEGELEATHELNRLQPADLVLFVTPSKAMRTVAGALRDASVLGGDEVLVSCTKGIELATGRRMSQLLEEYFPQHHLAALSGPNHAEEVSRKMPSAAVVACADAVSGVALQSCFTLPWFRCYTSEDVPGVEWAGALKNAYAIAAGIAQGLNLGDNAIAALVTRGLAEMVRLGVASGGQVETFYGLSGVGDLVATCYSEHSRNHRVGKLLGQGMPLAEIVSSTRMVAEGVPNTESLWHAARAAEVRTPLLDEVYAVLYQNKSPKLALRELLGRDPRPEVD
- the pheT gene encoding phenylalanine--tRNA ligase subunit beta — protein: MKVSLSWLKTHLDLSGNTVDSMRDLLTFAGIEVEDIEVRGVDSDKIVVAQVLESLQHPNADRLSVCQVDDGSGTPRQIVCGAKNYKVGDKVPLALPGAILPGGLEIKAGKLRDVVSNGMMCSGRELGIGDDHAGLMILDPALKVGTPFTEVVPPDVVFDLEITPNRPDLLSHTGLARELAALTKKGLEPKPPVPQATVKEATPDQVRLDTTERCPLYSARIIKGVKVGPSPEWLQRRLQSVGLRPINNVVDITNFVLLEVGQPLHAFDLDKLNGGIIVRQAMEGEKIVALDAATYELTTDDLVIADTSAPVAIAGVMGGEASSVTETTTDLLLESAYFTPSFIRRTARRLGISSDSSYRFERGVDPQGPLAGSDLAVKLILDIAGGTAEAEVLVAGTAPQLTQDVTFDETRARNLIGIPDLSREEMHGVLTGLGLAKKSETDTTSLWHIPSYRGDLQRSVDLVEEVARVIGLDRVPSRTAAAFSPSLAPDRTYDFTMTLRQALVNRDVFEAQTLRLISGSQLTDVLGPALTPDKAVGVKNPLSEDHTTLRPSLVPGLIATAALNIRQSLQRLRFFEIGRVFLKNPNGSTREEERLALLLSGPSLPPSWHTKESPALEFTDLRGLLEALPGLAGLGLELVPKPLPGWLLSAEVKRGSKTLGWVAQLHPSRARELDARSPVFVAELAISALQQGAQGVAKFSDLPRFPSITRDVALEVPADLATAKVAAFFSTLKEPLFAGASLFDVFTDTTGQKLASDKKSVAWCLTYRASDRTLAAKEVDEAHARVLKTLVGTLPATIR
- the plsY gene encoding glycerol-3-phosphate 1-O-acyltransferase PlsY; translation: MNIWVAAITAITLAYLSGSLPFGYWAGLMKGVDIRKHGSGNIGATNVIRVLGKKTGIPVFILDMLKGLLPTLFAQAWLSSLGASSTMVTTVAVLCAAASVIGHSFTFWLGFKGGKGVATSAGAFLGLAPWALLVAFLVWLVLFFTTRYVALASIGAAISLPISMYVIMLVGGGLNVGAYILLALGLVMGVLVVVRHRSNIKRMMAGTESRFNRKSKGKKGGVN